The following are encoded together in the Thermomonas brevis genome:
- a CDS encoding pilus assembly protein TadG-related protein, with protein sequence MQRLASIHRGRQQGQALPLVLVLLIVLCIGLLVTFNTGQVVGRKVEVTNAADAAAYSIAVEQARARNLAAYLNRGRVANEVAIAQMVSLNSWLTMVHSTSYHFEKFMDVVSVLLSWVPGLGEVLIAIDRAMTALNKALKGFRNAFIPGVNAAIGTLDQVFDHPYALAASAALSVPATEANVFAMASKVVRDNAPDAEITSIGRGVLAKNVYQAASQLEHYKMPGKGQGLNNTNAGAERYRNVVMASRDTFTRAREGTAFGVFRNRGGTDLVEYDRWAAVDVFEFHLPLPWPLDDVDFPLGWGGTQAVNGRKPNFFPGMRNGRGWKSPYDNRTYAAYNGTSRGSISGRFIEGDPAGQEMGFKRDKAYLNQYRHGLNLAYDDVKQRDAKHAYSEIPEGADAGPIYTVEVGMAIAAAPTSSALGIGAGRMALKDEARHDQIRAMASAQVYFNRPHEYSPFRRSVWGRSDGKFEMGNMFSPYWQARLVATPDMDRRLLVGAP encoded by the coding sequence ATGCAACGACTTGCATCCATCCATCGCGGCAGGCAACAAGGCCAGGCATTGCCGCTGGTGCTGGTGCTGCTGATCGTGCTCTGCATCGGATTGCTGGTGACCTTCAACACCGGGCAGGTGGTCGGCAGGAAGGTGGAAGTGACCAACGCGGCCGACGCGGCCGCCTACAGCATCGCCGTGGAACAGGCGCGGGCGCGCAACCTGGCCGCCTATCTCAACCGCGGGCGGGTGGCGAACGAAGTGGCGATCGCGCAGATGGTGAGCCTGAACTCCTGGCTCACGATGGTGCACTCCACCTCGTACCACTTCGAGAAGTTCATGGACGTCGTCTCGGTGCTGCTGAGCTGGGTGCCGGGACTGGGCGAGGTCCTCATCGCCATCGACCGGGCGATGACGGCGCTCAACAAAGCGCTCAAGGGGTTCCGAAATGCCTTCATCCCCGGCGTCAATGCAGCGATCGGCACGCTGGATCAGGTGTTCGATCATCCGTACGCGCTTGCGGCGTCCGCGGCGTTGAGCGTGCCGGCCACGGAGGCGAATGTTTTCGCGATGGCCAGCAAGGTGGTGCGGGACAACGCCCCCGACGCGGAGATCACGTCAATCGGCCGCGGCGTGCTCGCCAAGAACGTGTATCAGGCGGCTTCACAGCTGGAGCACTACAAAATGCCCGGCAAAGGGCAGGGGCTGAACAACACGAATGCGGGTGCCGAGCGTTACCGCAACGTGGTGATGGCATCGCGCGATACCTTCACGCGCGCGCGCGAAGGTACGGCGTTCGGCGTGTTCCGCAATCGCGGCGGCACCGACCTGGTGGAATACGACCGCTGGGCGGCGGTGGACGTATTCGAATTCCACCTACCGTTGCCGTGGCCGTTGGACGATGTCGATTTCCCGCTGGGCTGGGGCGGCACCCAAGCGGTCAATGGCCGCAAGCCGAATTTTTTCCCCGGCATGCGCAATGGCCGCGGTTGGAAATCGCCCTACGACAACCGTACGTATGCGGCATACAACGGCACTTCCCGTGGAAGCATCTCCGGGCGCTTCATCGAGGGTGATCCTGCCGGTCAGGAAATGGGCTTCAAGCGGGACAAAGCCTATCTGAACCAGTATCGGCATGGCTTGAATCTCGCCTACGACGACGTCAAACAGCGCGATGCGAAGCATGCCTATTCGGAAATTCCGGAAGGGGCTGACGCGGGGCCGATCTATACGGTCGAAGTCGGCATGGCGATTGCCGCCGCCCCCACCAGCAGCGCGCTGGGAATCGGTGCCGGGCGGATGGCGCTGAAGGACGAGGCGCGCCACGACCAGATCCGCGCGATGGCCAGCGCGCAGGTGTATTTCAACCGACCCCACGAATATTCGCCGTTCCGGCGTTCAGTCTGGGGCAGGAGCGACGGGAAGTTCGAAATGGGCAATATGTTCAGTCCGTACTGGCAGGCGCGGCTGGTTGCCACGCCCGACATGGACCGTCGTCTGCTGGTAGGTGCGCCGTGA
- a CDS encoding pilus assembly protein, with protein sequence MARSPSGTTGRRIQRGQGMTEYIIIVALIAIAAIGVFSMFGKTVRNQTAGLAKELSGNKADSAIENANKSANAAAGRANDPQKEGMAKYNYANDAK encoded by the coding sequence ATGGCTCGTTCCCCTTCCGGCACCACCGGCCGCCGCATCCAGCGCGGTCAAGGCATGACTGAGTACATCATCATCGTGGCGTTGATCGCGATTGCCGCCATCGGCGTGTTCTCGATGTTCGGCAAGACCGTGCGCAACCAGACGGCGGGCCTGGCCAAGGAGTTGAGCGGCAACAAGGCCGACTCCGCGATCGAGAACGCGAACAAGTCCGCCAATGCCGCGGCAGGGCGTGCCAACGATCCGCAGAAGGAAGGCATGGCGAAGTACAACTACGCCAACGACGCCAAGTAA
- a CDS encoding pilus assembly protein has product MTEYIIIVALIAIAAIGVFSMFGKTVRNQAAGLAKELSGNKADTAIQQAGTAAASAQTRANTDKGMKEYNKDNDAK; this is encoded by the coding sequence ATGACCGAATACATCATCATCGTCGCCCTGATCGCGATCGCCGCCATCGGCGTGTTCTCGATGTTCGGCAAGACCGTGCGCAACCAGGCGGCCGGCCTCGCCAAGGAATTGAGCGGCAACAAGGCGGATACCGCGATTCAGCAGGCCGGGACGGCAGCGGCTTCGGCGCAGACGCGCGCCAATACCGACAAGGGCATGAAGGAATACAACAAGGACAACGACGCCAAGTGA